The Candidatus Thorarchaeota archaeon genome has a segment encoding these proteins:
- a CDS encoding NADH-quinone oxidoreductase subunit C, with protein MSGTESAIPEYRPAERDESHKKEYALLDTILRDQPDAVVAEECYVHVQPRRVFIRVHPEKLRDFIVYMQNTHDMWQFSTLSGRDLGDDLQANYHFFLNAQRIAVTIRLNVPRDHPEYPSITDLVPGAEFVENELRELFGIFPVGHPNVRRCELPENWPSEEYPLRKDWADPRGLMKRSKTVGPKPKEEL; from the coding sequence ATGAGTGGTACTGAATCAGCAATTCCTGAATACAGACCAGCAGAACGTGACGAGTCGCACAAGAAGGAGTATGCACTACTTGACACGATCCTACGAGATCAACCTGATGCGGTTGTAGCCGAAGAGTGTTATGTACACGTACAGCCTCGTCGGGTCTTCATTAGGGTGCACCCCGAGAAGCTACGTGATTTTATTGTGTATATGCAGAATACGCATGATATGTGGCAGTTTAGCACACTCTCAGGTCGTGATCTTGGGGACGACCTTCAAGCGAACTATCACTTTTTCTTGAACGCACAACGGATAGCCGTCACTATCCGACTTAATGTACCACGGGACCATCCGGAGTATCCGTCTATCACGGATCTTGTACCGGGTGCGGAATTTGTTGAGAACGAGCTTCGGGAACTATTTGGCATCTTCCCAGTTGGACATCCGAATGTGCGGCGATGCGAGTTACCCGAGAACTGGCCCTCAGAAGAGTATCCGCTTCGTAAGGACTGGGCCGACCCACGAGGATTGATGAAGCGGTCAAAGACCGTCGGCCCCAAGCCAAAGGAGGAACTGTAA
- a CDS encoding NADH-quinone oxidoreductase subunit B family protein, producing MGFFKRLADKAKVKSPWVFHFNSGSCNGCDIEIIAALMPRLDLERFGVKLVGSPRHADIMLATGPVTEQIKPRLQRIYEQMPEPKYVVAIGSCACSGGVFRGGYNVLGGIDQAIPVTAYVPGCPPKPSAIMYGAYQLLQVLAELMGVAPKELAPDFEEPAPPTESTTENTEAVHA from the coding sequence GTGGGATTTTTCAAACGACTGGCTGATAAGGCCAAAGTCAAATCGCCATGGGTCTTTCACTTCAATAGTGGAAGCTGTAATGGTTGTGACATCGAGATTATTGCAGCTCTGATGCCTCGTCTGGATCTCGAACGGTTTGGTGTGAAACTGGTGGGTAGTCCGCGGCATGCAGACATCATGCTGGCTACTGGTCCGGTCACAGAACAGATCAAGCCTCGCCTCCAGCGCATCTACGAACAAATGCCAGAGCCGAAATATGTTGTGGCCATCGGTTCCTGTGCATGTAGTGGTGGTGTCTTCAGAGGCGGCTACAATGTTCTTGGTGGTATCGATCAAGCCATCCCCGTGACAGCCTATGTCCCCGGGTGTCCACCAAAACCATCTGCTATCATGTATGGTGCTTACCAGCTTCTTCAGGTTCTTGCAGAATTAATGGGGGTTGCCCCCAAAGAATTAGCTCCTGATTTTGAAGAGCCAGCTCCCCCAACGGAGAGTACTACTGAGAATACGGAGGCTGTTCATGCATGA
- the ndhC gene encoding NADH-quinone oxidoreductase subunit A codes for MTLILGFILVLGLSFLFAGLLLLLGRSVAPPARQTGAAVEAYACGEPSFLGGKVQFHLQLFNYALYFMLFDIIGFMLFLSWSNPGIVVIAYLLIALVAAAYVSLTPTNE; via the coding sequence ATGACCCTCATACTCGGTTTCATATTGGTGCTCGGATTGAGTTTTCTCTTTGCAGGCCTACTTCTACTGCTGGGGCGCTCGGTCGCTCCACCTGCACGACAGACAGGTGCAGCAGTGGAGGCATATGCCTGTGGAGAACCAAGTTTTCTGGGTGGAAAGGTGCAATTTCACCTTCAACTCTTCAACTACGCCCTATACTTCATGCTCTTTGACATTATTGGGTTCATGTTGTTTCTCTCGTGGTCAAACCCAGGTATCGTGGTGATCGCATATCTACTGATCGCACTGGTCGCGGCCGCGTATGTGTCACTGACCCCAACTAACGAATAA
- a CDS encoding winged helix-turn-helix domain-containing protein has product MASMRTTGSLDSKDYKIILILDQNPSLSNAKIAEKVGVAPETVRLRLQTLKEKGVLRPDRKVKIPLLGERGQSEAESAYLPSKLGLIRHHVIFTGINSCQELDKLKKLCDAHPHTHYRVVAFGDGAALYTQFDVPPAANPLIRKLYAEIKHKGLCTDYLLVESKYTSEGGADLQRWNAETNRWEIEYGKKSGIGNRLSRLETMWAEFVKNCPPEDPPEIKISTKAKFDELDLMLLRELTVNARPSFKLLGKVYDKDPTTISRRVDRIREHFAPIDILYYDRSVFDLTYPQLMVGEFKDNDELNPKTFHWFLQSEYMPFESKGTSDGHKFVLFTTTPPSFAPELSEFFWEHANNIQIFQLQLDASFTYFFYHENWSPQTGWRADEQYVLHDPMTVLD; this is encoded by the coding sequence ATGGCCTCGATGAGAACAACTGGCAGTCTGGACTCCAAGGATTATAAAATAATTCTTATACTAGATCAGAACCCATCTCTCAGTAATGCAAAGATAGCAGAAAAGGTCGGGGTTGCACCGGAAACTGTTCGTCTACGACTTCAAACACTCAAAGAAAAAGGCGTTCTCAGACCTGATCGAAAGGTGAAAATCCCCCTCTTGGGAGAGAGAGGACAATCTGAGGCCGAAAGTGCATATCTTCCAAGTAAACTTGGACTGATACGCCATCATGTTATTTTCACTGGGATTAACTCATGCCAAGAACTGGACAAGCTGAAGAAACTCTGTGATGCACACCCCCACACACACTATCGAGTAGTCGCATTTGGGGATGGGGCAGCTCTCTATACACAATTTGATGTTCCCCCAGCAGCAAATCCTCTGATCAGAAAATTGTATGCCGAGATCAAACACAAAGGTCTGTGTACAGATTATCTTCTTGTGGAATCAAAGTACACATCAGAAGGAGGAGCAGACCTCCAGAGGTGGAATGCCGAAACCAACCGGTGGGAGATCGAGTACGGCAAGAAATCGGGTATTGGAAATAGGCTCAGTAGACTCGAAACGATGTGGGCTGAGTTCGTCAAGAACTGCCCGCCCGAGGACCCGCCCGAGATCAAAATCTCTACCAAGGCCAAATTCGATGAACTTGACCTAATGCTGCTTCGTGAATTGACAGTCAATGCCCGACCGAGCTTCAAACTTTTAGGAAAAGTATACGACAAGGATCCTACAACGATCTCACGAAGGGTTGACAGAATCAGAGAACACTTTGCACCGATAGACATTCTCTACTATGACCGATCGGTCTTCGACCTCACATATCCACAATTGATGGTCGGTGAGTTCAAAGACAATGATGAACTGAATCCAAAGACCTTCCACTGGTTCCTTCAATCAGAGTACATGCCCTTCGAGTCAAAGGGCACCTCCGATGGCCACAAGTTTGTATTGTTTACCACAACGCCACCATCGTTCGCACCTGAACTCTCTGAATTCTTCTGGGAGCATGCCAATAACATCCAGATATTCCAACTACAACTGGATGCGTCATTTACATACTTCTTCTATCACGAGAACTGGAGTCCTCAGACGGGCTGGCGCGCAGATGAGCAATACGTACTTCATGATCCAATGACCGTGCTGGACTAA
- the ahcY gene encoding adenosylhomocysteinase — MVEYKVKDIGLAEEGRMLIDYAEKHMPVLMHLRKKYADKKPLKGFRVAGCLHVTKETAVLVESLRALGAEVAWSGCNPLSTNDKVAAALAANDVPVFAWNGLNTEEYYWCIDQTLKMEPNLTLDDGADLIFTLHNKHTELIPNLYGGSEETTTGVVRIRAMAEDGVLKYPIMAVNDADTKHMFDNVYGTGQSSFDGVLRASEILIAGKTVVIGGYGYCGRGLAMRAKGLGADVVVTEVNPVRALQARMDGYRVMPMSEAAKEGDLFITATGMKDVITREHMEVMKNGAILGNSGHYNVEINEQDLIELSTNRRRVRHALEEFTLKDGRILYLLAEGRLVNLVAASGHPSEVMDLSFAGQLNAMLWLAKHGKDLKPAVYEFPEELDKETALMKLETMGINIDKWTKEQEAYAHAYAEGT, encoded by the coding sequence ATGGTAGAATACAAGGTCAAAGATATTGGACTTGCAGAAGAAGGCAGGATGCTAATCGACTATGCCGAGAAGCATATGCCCGTCTTGATGCATCTACGAAAGAAATATGCTGACAAGAAGCCTCTCAAGGGATTCCGAGTCGCAGGGTGCCTTCATGTGACAAAGGAGACCGCCGTACTTGTGGAATCACTTCGCGCATTAGGAGCGGAGGTGGCCTGGTCAGGATGTAATCCGCTCTCAACAAACGACAAGGTAGCAGCAGCACTGGCCGCAAATGATGTTCCCGTCTTTGCATGGAATGGCCTGAACACGGAAGAATACTACTGGTGTATAGATCAGACCCTCAAAATGGAACCCAATCTGACACTGGACGATGGTGCAGACCTGATCTTCACACTGCACAACAAGCACACAGAGCTGATCCCCAACCTCTATGGTGGCTCAGAAGAGACCACTACTGGCGTCGTCAGAATCAGAGCAATGGCAGAGGATGGAGTACTAAAGTACCCGATCATGGCAGTCAATGATGCCGACACGAAACACATGTTCGATAACGTCTATGGGACAGGACAGAGTTCTTTTGACGGAGTCTTGAGGGCCTCAGAGATCCTCATTGCTGGAAAGACTGTGGTCATTGGGGGCTATGGCTACTGCGGTCGAGGTCTCGCCATGCGCGCAAAAGGTCTTGGTGCTGACGTGGTCGTCACAGAGGTGAACCCAGTGCGTGCACTTCAGGCGAGAATGGATGGTTACAGGGTCATGCCTATGTCCGAGGCTGCAAAAGAAGGAGATCTCTTCATCACAGCCACAGGTATGAAAGATGTCATCACAAGAGAACACATGGAAGTCATGAAGAATGGTGCAATCCTTGGTAATTCGGGCCATTATAACGTTGAGATCAATGAACAAGATCTTATCGAGCTAAGCACTAACCGACGACGAGTTCGCCATGCGCTTGAAGAGTTCACTCTCAAAGATGGGCGTATATTGTATCTCCTTGCAGAAGGTAGGCTCGTAAACCTTGTTGCGGCAAGCGGTCACCCGAGTGAGGTCATGGATCTTAGCTTTGCAGGCCAGCTCAATGCAATGCTCTGGCTCGCAAAACATGGAAAGGATCTCAAGCCAGCAGTCTACGAGTTTCCAGAGGAACTTGACAAAGAGACCGCCCTCATGAAACTTGAGACTATGGGCATCAACATTGACAAATGGACAAAGGAACAAGAGGCGTACGCTCATGCCTATGCCGAAGGTACCTAA
- a CDS encoding Lrp/AsnC family transcriptional regulator produces the protein MVKSVHVITTTEQRLLLLLLHNSRAGAVALARDLSKSRNWVTRTLRQLTKDNVVRAYTTVLDPLQAYSERSTILLIKTNPRELGVSRALLEMPGLESLDGVSGEYSLLGLFRFRSADAFETFLNMVDSTIAQSGSKTYELVQVLTTYKTKGFIVHTHKASEVHLTPKDWALLDIIRRHVPSESNPFPMSQLEIGRRMAPPLSQPAVSKAMTRLEESGIILGYSIDLLFIHIGLPIKFFLEIKPAPGSIAETAHVVAEMNEVWDLHRTSESFSLFATVRCSSILHYNQFLRRLYENSNIIDTRSQISLEEWFIPV, from the coding sequence ATGGTGAAATCTGTGCATGTTATTACAACGACGGAACAACGACTCTTGCTGCTGCTTTTGCATAATTCACGGGCAGGGGCAGTTGCTCTTGCACGGGATCTCTCAAAGAGTAGAAACTGGGTCACTCGTACTCTTCGTCAATTGACCAAGGACAATGTTGTCCGTGCATACACAACCGTGCTTGACCCATTACAGGCATATTCTGAACGAAGCACGATTCTTCTGATCAAGACCAATCCGCGAGAGCTCGGGGTGAGTCGGGCACTTCTTGAGATGCCTGGGCTTGAGTCATTAGATGGGGTCTCTGGAGAGTATTCACTCCTCGGACTGTTCAGGTTCCGGAGTGCTGATGCATTTGAGACCTTTCTCAATATGGTTGACAGTACAATTGCGCAGTCCGGATCCAAGACGTACGAGTTAGTGCAGGTCCTTACAACATACAAGACCAAGGGCTTTATTGTTCACACCCACAAGGCCTCAGAAGTACATCTCACTCCGAAGGACTGGGCGCTACTTGATATCATTCGGCGCCACGTGCCCTCTGAGTCCAATCCCTTTCCGATGTCGCAGCTGGAGATTGGGCGACGAATGGCTCCACCATTGAGCCAACCCGCAGTATCAAAGGCAATGACACGACTTGAGGAATCGGGCATTATTCTCGGATATTCGATAGACCTGCTATTCATCCATATTGGTCTGCCTATCAAGTTCTTTCTAGAGATCAAGCCTGCTCCCGGTAGCATAGCAGAGACCGCCCATGTAGTTGCTGAGATGAATGAGGTATGGGATCTCCACCGGACAAGTGAGTCGTTCAGCCTGTTTGCCACAGTGCGCTGTAGCAGCATACTGCACTATAATCAATTTCTCCGTCGGCTCTATGAGAACTCGAACATCATTGATACGCGCTCGCAGATCTCACTGGAGGAGTGGTTCATTCCTGTCTGA
- a CDS encoding DUF4184 family protein yields MPLTPLHYPAAYIMKRAFRRLPLPALVVGAVIPDVEVPILVIFFPSLPDHLLLHSLIGAFTIGLLLAVIVTRYLYTPIITTIFKVDRNDLSEQCRITPLLVLACALGILSHLLLDFPMHPFNPLFWPWISPYALPGPLLVFFGQGDLSAGYRYAALLYDMILIPMWLIILYVHRREKLWTRIWANLE; encoded by the coding sequence ATGCCGCTCACTCCACTTCATTATCCGGCTGCGTATATCATGAAGAGAGCCTTCAGACGACTCCCCCTTCCAGCACTTGTCGTGGGAGCGGTGATCCCAGATGTTGAAGTCCCAATTCTTGTCATCTTCTTTCCGAGCCTTCCCGATCATCTGCTCTTGCACAGTCTCATAGGTGCGTTCACCATCGGTTTGCTTCTAGCAGTCATTGTGACACGATACCTGTACACACCAATCATCACAACGATATTCAAGGTTGACAGGAACGACCTCTCGGAGCAATGCAGGATCACACCACTACTGGTCCTCGCATGTGCCCTTGGAATACTATCACACTTGCTTCTTGATTTCCCAATGCATCCATTCAATCCCCTGTTCTGGCCGTGGATAAGTCCATATGCTCTCCCGGGACCACTATTGGTCTTCTTTGGACAGGGGGATCTTTCAGCAGGTTACAGGTACGCAGCTCTGCTATACGATATGATCCTCATCCCCATGTGGCTCATCATTCTGTACGTTCATCGCAGAGAGAAACTATGGACCAGAATCTGGGCGAATCTCGAATAA
- a CDS encoding NADH-quinone oxidoreductase subunit H: protein MQTIVDQFIGLLVQGLWILIFPGIFFITFLALLWEWIDRKVYARLQNRVGPLHTGWKGILQPLMDFFKLLGKEDLTPEKADRRGFAAVPVVMLVLSLVLCMFLPIVDMNPSVPGVQGILSFEGDLIIILFISTLMAFVIILAGYFSSNPYGQTGAARTGMLLVSFEIPLILALIVPAFLTGSLALSTILYRITQLSPAYAWLLVLPFVIYLIAAQAELERIPFDVSHAEVEIVHGWQVEFSGKKLAFIHLAEDVLLVFSAGLATTLFLGGPYLLEFIPLSMFSVDFATLAATTWVGWLYYPLVFMFKSAIIVIILSNMRTVFARWRIDQIVRYGWKVMVPLALVSLMVVQVAIVYVFPLLGVI from the coding sequence ATGCAGACAATAGTAGATCAGTTCATAGGCCTGCTCGTCCAAGGTCTTTGGATTCTTATCTTCCCAGGTATCTTCTTCATCACCTTCTTGGCCCTCTTATGGGAATGGATCGATCGTAAGGTGTACGCGCGTTTGCAGAACCGTGTTGGGCCACTCCATACTGGCTGGAAGGGTATCCTTCAACCATTGATGGACTTCTTCAAGCTACTTGGAAAAGAAGACCTGACCCCTGAAAAGGCCGACAGAAGAGGATTTGCAGCAGTTCCAGTTGTCATGTTGGTCTTGTCACTAGTGCTGTGCATGTTCCTCCCCATCGTTGACATGAACCCCTCTGTTCCGGGTGTCCAAGGGATTCTCAGTTTTGAGGGCGACCTGATCATTATCCTGTTCATCAGCACCCTGATGGCATTTGTCATCATTCTTGCAGGGTACTTCAGCTCAAATCCCTATGGTCAGACTGGTGCTGCTCGTACAGGTATGCTCTTGGTCAGCTTCGAGATCCCCCTCATTCTTGCACTCATTGTTCCGGCATTTTTGACGGGGAGTCTTGCGCTGAGCACGATCCTATACAGGATTACTCAGTTGAGCCCTGCATATGCTTGGCTACTCGTTCTGCCATTTGTCATCTATCTGATCGCAGCTCAGGCAGAACTGGAACGCATCCCCTTTGATGTGAGTCATGCTGAGGTCGAGATCGTTCACGGGTGGCAGGTTGAGTTCAGCGGCAAGAAGCTTGCATTCATCCATCTTGCAGAGGATGTCCTGCTTGTCTTCAGTGCTGGACTGGCAACCACGCTCTTTCTTGGAGGGCCATACCTGTTGGAGTTCATCCCCCTGAGTATGTTCTCGGTTGACTTTGCCACCTTGGCTGCAACCACTTGGGTGGGCTGGCTCTACTATCCATTGGTCTTTATGTTCAAGTCGGCAATAATCGTCATTATTCTCTCCAACATGCGAACGGTCTTTGCACGATGGAGAATCGATCAGATTGTCCGGTATGGCTGGAAGGTCATGGTACCACTTGCACTCGTTTCTCTCATGGTAGTTCAGGTGGCTATAGTATACGTGTTTCCGTTATTGGGAGTGATCTAA
- a CDS encoding gamma carbonic anhydrase family protein: protein MGLYRFRDKFPKVHSDAYISPRASLIGDVEVDAESSIWEFAVLRGDMNEIRIGKGTSIQDNASVHTTFDNGAYVGDYVTAGHNCVIHACEIGDNCLIGIGSIILTGAKIGEGSVIGAGAVVTEGTVIPPHSLVLGIPGKVVKEVPENMMAEFLLGAKSYIELGKIYRSQEDM from the coding sequence TTGGGACTCTACCGTTTTAGAGACAAGTTTCCGAAAGTCCATTCTGATGCATATATCTCGCCTCGTGCCTCATTGATCGGTGATGTCGAGGTTGATGCTGAATCGTCCATCTGGGAATTTGCTGTTCTTCGAGGTGACATGAACGAGATACGCATTGGGAAAGGCACCTCTATTCAGGACAATGCTTCCGTCCATACGACCTTTGATAATGGGGCTTATGTTGGTGACTACGTGACGGCAGGTCACAATTGTGTGATTCATGCCTGTGAGATCGGCGATAATTGTCTAATCGGGATTGGCTCCATCATACTGACAGGCGCCAAGATCGGTGAAGGTAGCGTTATTGGTGCAGGTGCCGTTGTCACAGAGGGGACTGTGATCCCACCACACTCACTAGTGTTGGGTATCCCCGGGAAGGTCGTGAAAGAAGTTCCCGAGAATATGATGGCCGAGTTTCTGCTCGGTGCCAAGTCCTACATCGAGCTAGGCAAGATCTACCGTTCTCAGGAAGACATGTGA
- a CDS encoding nickel-dependent hydrogenase large subunit: MTSADEKRIVIPPRVTIPIGPQHPALKEPGMFKLTVEGEYIVDAEVNIGYNHRGIEKLAETNSHIQNLYLLARICGICSATHNGNYAQAVEAAAEIEIPERAKFIRTLVWELERIHSHTLWLGVAFHEVGFDTAFMYTWRDREVVMDMLEDISGNRVNYDMNTPGGVRRDIPDELVPKLLRGLDKLEERMIYYRDVAIHEKTFWDRAADVGLLETDIAKKTGAVGPTARGSNVPVDVRFNDPTQAYPYLLDTGDFEIVLNDRCDVAGRTIVRIVETIESIKMSRWLLENLPGGSIRERVRPRIQPNEVLSRYEAPRGEVIHFLVTNGTDKPERIKVRAPTHANWVSMAHTLRGNYLADAPIILAAIDPCYSCTDRVAVIDASDESIELVPLDVLRVRSNKWYNEHSRSE; encoded by the coding sequence ATGACCAGTGCCGATGAAAAACGGATTGTTATCCCCCCACGTGTCACGATTCCTATTGGCCCCCAGCATCCCGCGCTCAAGGAGCCTGGAATGTTCAAGCTCACCGTTGAGGGTGAGTACATTGTGGATGCCGAGGTCAATATCGGTTACAACCATCGTGGTATTGAGAAACTTGCAGAAACAAATTCCCATATACAAAATCTGTATCTTCTGGCTCGAATCTGTGGGATCTGTTCAGCCACCCATAATGGTAACTACGCCCAAGCAGTCGAGGCTGCTGCGGAGATTGAGATTCCCGAACGCGCAAAGTTCATTCGCACTCTCGTCTGGGAACTGGAGCGAATTCACTCTCATACGCTCTGGCTCGGTGTAGCGTTCCACGAGGTTGGTTTTGATACGGCCTTCATGTATACGTGGCGAGATCGTGAGGTCGTCATGGATATGTTGGAGGACATCTCTGGCAACCGGGTCAATTATGACATGAATACTCCTGGTGGTGTTCGTCGTGATATCCCTGATGAGCTCGTTCCAAAGTTGCTCCGTGGTCTTGACAAGCTTGAGGAACGAATGATATACTACCGTGATGTGGCCATTCACGAGAAGACGTTCTGGGATCGGGCTGCTGATGTTGGGCTTCTTGAGACCGACATTGCCAAGAAGACTGGGGCTGTTGGTCCTACTGCAAGGGGGAGCAATGTGCCAGTCGATGTTCGCTTTAATGATCCCACTCAGGCATATCCCTATCTACTTGATACGGGCGACTTTGAGATCGTCCTCAACGATCGTTGTGATGTGGCTGGGCGTACGATAGTTCGTATCGTCGAGACTATCGAATCGATTAAAATGAGCCGGTGGCTTCTCGAGAACCTACCCGGCGGGTCAATCCGTGAGCGGGTTCGCCCCAGGATTCAACCAAATGAGGTCCTCTCTCGCTATGAGGCGCCACGTGGTGAGGTTATCCACTTCCTAGTGACCAATGGAACCGATAAGCCTGAGCGGATTAAGGTGCGCGCACCCACCCACGCTAACTGGGTTTCAATGGCACATACCCTGCGCGGGAACTATCTTGCGGATGCGCCGATCATCTTGGCCGCGATTGACCCATGTTACAGTTGTACGGATAGAGTAGCGGTCATCGACGCAAGTGACGAATCAATAGAGCTTGTACCACTGGATGTGCTTCGCGTCCGCTCGAACAAATGGTACAATGAGCATTCGAGGAGCGAGTGA
- a CDS encoding S8 family serine peptidase: MRIRERAVLSTIVLVSILLLSNAAVFTMRNGGIQDQRVVNAIVMFRPGVDVNLQGINIIHEYKHLNGIAGRMPIAVYNMLKAAWFVSSIQLDHEVTMYQDTLDWGVDDVDAEQVWGGAEDAVDVVPGNVAGTGVNVAILDTGIDYTHPDLDAVYKGGYDFVDDDSDPKDQNGHGTHCAGIVAAEDNGDGVIGVAPKASIYAVRVLDAYGSGSTSDIIAGIDWAIDHNMDVISMSLGGGGFDSAFNDAINRAYDAGIVVVAASGNDGKESISYPAAYDNAIAVGAIDSSHNLADFSNYGPEQEVVAPGVDIYSTMPTYTVTLNYWWYGGHSKNYDTMSGTSMATPMVAGVVALILSANPDLTPAEVRDILHTTSIDLGSSGWDKYFGYGEVNAKAAVDNAGGTPPDTTPPAKVTGLTTETLSHTEIKLTWNANSESDLDHYNVYRDGTKIAETTSTTYTDTGLSPETTYTYEVSAVDTSNNEGEKSDPASATTDEAPPDTTPPAKVTGLNADPLSQTEIKLTWNANSESDLDHYNVYRDGVKIAETTSTTYTDTGLSPETTYTYEVSAVDTSSNEGEKSDPASATTLGENTMHVAAIDMWYEKKGFWIWTWYDVYTKVTVHDSAGSALSGVTVYLDMTLPDSSHSTGNADTGTDGAVTFVYQYGDAGTYTSTVTNLVKSGYTYSSGDNAETSETLSVP; the protein is encoded by the coding sequence ATGAGAATACGAGAGAGAGCAGTACTGTCCACAATCGTGCTGGTTTCGATACTACTTCTATCAAATGCGGCCGTTTTCACTATGAGAAATGGCGGCATTCAAGACCAGAGAGTTGTGAACGCAATAGTGATGTTCAGACCAGGAGTGGATGTCAATCTCCAAGGGATAAACATCATTCATGAATACAAGCACCTGAATGGTATTGCGGGACGAATGCCAATCGCAGTTTATAATATGTTAAAAGCTGCATGGTTTGTCTCGTCGATCCAACTTGATCATGAGGTGACCATGTATCAAGACACTCTAGACTGGGGTGTGGATGATGTGGATGCCGAACAGGTCTGGGGTGGCGCTGAAGACGCTGTGGATGTCGTCCCAGGAAATGTGGCAGGCACAGGCGTGAACGTAGCCATTCTTGACACAGGTATTGATTACACACATCCCGATCTTGATGCGGTCTACAAAGGTGGGTACGACTTTGTGGATGACGATTCGGATCCGAAGGACCAAAATGGCCATGGCACTCACTGTGCAGGGATTGTTGCTGCCGAGGACAATGGTGATGGTGTAATTGGTGTTGCACCAAAGGCATCCATCTACGCCGTGAGAGTCCTAGACGCATATGGTTCAGGATCTACAAGTGATATCATTGCTGGAATTGATTGGGCTATCGATCATAACATGGATGTCATTTCAATGAGCCTCGGTGGAGGCGGCTTTGATTCGGCATTTAATGATGCAATAAATCGTGCATACGATGCAGGCATTGTTGTTGTTGCCGCCTCAGGTAATGATGGCAAAGAGTCAATCTCTTATCCGGCAGCATACGATAATGCAATTGCAGTAGGCGCTATTGACTCCAGTCACAACCTTGCAGACTTTAGCAACTACGGTCCAGAACAGGAAGTAGTCGCCCCTGGTGTTGACATCTATAGCACAATGCCTACGTACACTGTCACTCTAAACTACTGGTGGTACGGTGGTCACAGCAAGAACTATGACACGATGAGCGGCACCTCAATGGCAACACCAATGGTTGCAGGAGTCGTTGCACTCATTCTCAGTGCCAATCCGGATCTCACGCCGGCTGAAGTACGAGACATTCTCCACACCACTTCTATAGATCTAGGCAGTTCCGGTTGGGACAAGTATTTCGGATATGGCGAGGTCAATGCAAAAGCAGCAGTTGATAATGCAGGTGGTACGCCCCCCGATACGACACCACCAGCTAAGGTGACTGGACTGACCACTGAGACCCTTTCCCATACAGAGATCAAACTGACATGGAATGCCAACTCCGAGTCCGACCTTGACCACTACAATGTCTACCGTGATGGCACTAAGATCGCGGAGACCACCAGTACGACCTACACCGACACAGGCCTGTCCCCAGAGACCACCTATACCTATGAGGTCTCAGCAGTTGACACCTCAAACAATGAGGGCGAGAAGTCCGACCCGGCCAGTGCCACAACAGATGAGGCCCCGCCTGACACGACCCCACCAGCCAAAGTCACTGGTCTAAATGCAGACCCGCTCTCCCAGACGGAGATCAAACTGACATGGAACGCCAACTCCGAGTCCGACCTTGACCACTACAATGTCTATCGTGATGGCGTCAAGATTGCAGAGACCACCAGTACGACCTACACCGATACGGGCCTGTCCCCAGAGACCACCTATACCTACGAGGTCTCAGCAGTTGACACCTCAAGCAATGAGGGTGAGAAGTCCGACCCGGCCAGTGCCACAACACTCGGCGAGAATACCATGCATGTGGCTGCAATTGACATGTGGTACGAGAAGAAGGGCTTCTGGATCTGGACATGGTATGATGTCTACACAAAGGTCACAGTCCATGACTCCGCTGGCAGTGCACTATCAGGTGTCACCGTATATCTGGACATGACATTACCGGATAGTTCCCATTCCACAGGCAACGCGGACACAGGAACTGATGGGGCGGTCACGTTCGTCTATCAGTACGGAGATGCAGGAACCTACACCTCGACTGTCACGAATCTTGTCAAGTCCGGATACACATACAGCTCAGGTGATAATGCAGAGACTTCAGAGACATTGTCGGTCCCATAG